From a single Planococcus shenhongbingii genomic region:
- a CDS encoding helix-turn-helix domain-containing protein: MIFSERLKEEREKRGWSQAGLAEKIHVSRQSVSKWETGKNYPSIDVLIDLSDLFDITLDELLRSDKELKEKVIQDSRQLAYPKWKTFFDSVFLLGVFLLAAKLMIIALNHFSDADVLVLAGSLKILSNFLPLTLMVIGGIGSDQLKTNYR; encoded by the coding sequence ATGATTTTTAGCGAACGATTAAAAGAAGAAAGAGAAAAAAGAGGCTGGTCACAGGCGGGGCTTGCTGAAAAAATTCACGTTAGCCGCCAGTCGGTTTCCAAATGGGAGACCGGCAAAAATTATCCGAGTATTGATGTCCTGATTGATTTAAGTGATTTATTTGATATCACATTAGACGAATTATTAAGGAGTGATAAAGAGTTGAAGGAGAAAGTGATTCAAGACAGCAGGCAGTTGGCATATCCTAAATGGAAAACTTTTTTTGACAGTGTGTTTTTGCTGGGTGTATTTTTGCTCGCAGCAAAACTAATGATCATCGCTTTAAATCATTTTTCGGATGCCGATGTCCTCGTATTAGCAGGATCTCTGAAAATATTGTCAAACTTCTTGCCATTAACTTTGATGGTGATTGGCGGCATTGGCAGCGACCAGCTTAAAACTAACTATCGCTAA
- a CDS encoding DUF4386 domain-containing protein, giving the protein MFSSKRAAKITGVLFLLAAISAVVGVLLYNPILSNPNYLVEGSRHANQVALGALMELILVISAVGTATTMFPILRKYNETIALWHVCFRFLEAVVITVGLISVLALLTLSQTFLAAGSPDTASFEAAGTSLIAIHDWTFMLGPLFFLGVNTIMYSYIFYKTRLVPRFISVLGILGAICVFVCALLVMFDVIEQVSLWGGILAVPVAANEMTLAIWLIAKGFNEPALASLAAKKNAFS; this is encoded by the coding sequence ATGTTCTCAAGCAAAAGAGCGGCAAAAATTACGGGAGTTCTGTTTTTACTGGCGGCCATTTCAGCAGTAGTGGGCGTTCTGTTATACAATCCGATTCTGAGTAACCCGAATTACCTGGTTGAAGGTTCCAGACACGCCAATCAAGTGGCACTTGGAGCGCTGATGGAATTGATCCTGGTCATATCAGCGGTCGGCACTGCAACGACCATGTTTCCAATTTTACGAAAGTATAACGAAACGATAGCGTTGTGGCATGTGTGCTTCCGATTTCTGGAAGCGGTCGTCATTACGGTTGGGTTGATCAGCGTATTGGCTTTGCTGACTTTAAGCCAAACATTTTTAGCAGCAGGCTCCCCGGATACCGCCTCTTTTGAAGCTGCCGGAACATCTTTGATCGCCATCCATGACTGGACTTTTATGCTTGGGCCGCTTTTCTTTTTAGGAGTCAACACTATTATGTACAGTTATATTTTTTACAAAACGAGACTCGTGCCCAGGTTTATCTCTGTCTTGGGTATACTAGGAGCAATATGTGTTTTTGTTTGCGCCTTGTTAGTGATGTTCGATGTCATTGAACAAGTTTCTCTTTGGGGCGGCATTCTGGCAGTGCCAGTGGCCGCTAATGAGATGACCCTGGCCATATGGCTTATCGCTAAAGGATTCAATGAACCGGCACTTGCTTCCTTGGCTGCAAAAAAGAACGCATTTTCTTAA
- a CDS encoding VOC family protein, which produces MQLGNFSVSLKVNDIHASKDFYEKLGFEIFGGDIGQHWLIMKNGKTVIGLFQGMFEKNLLTFNPGWDENAQNLDAFTDIRDLQKKLKADGVHFASEADETSEGPASFIIEDPDGNPILFDQHR; this is translated from the coding sequence ATGCAATTGGGTAATTTCTCAGTCAGCCTAAAAGTGAACGACATCCATGCATCAAAAGATTTCTATGAAAAACTGGGATTCGAAATATTCGGCGGCGACATCGGCCAGCACTGGCTTATTATGAAAAATGGCAAGACGGTCATTGGATTGTTTCAGGGAATGTTTGAAAAAAACCTCCTGACTTTCAATCCGGGGTGGGACGAAAATGCGCAGAACCTTGACGCTTTTACTGACATCCGCGACCTTCAGAAAAAGCTGAAGGCAGACGGTGTACATTTTGCCAGCGAAGCCGATGAAACAAGCGAAGGGCCTGCCAGTTTTATCATCGAAGATCCCGACGGAAACCCGATCTTGTTTGACCAGCACCGCTAA
- a CDS encoding amino acid permease: protein MANNEMKRGLEARHIQMIALGGTIGVGLFMGSASTIKWTGPSVMLAYAITGVFIFLIMRAMGEMLYLEPSTGSFATFGHKYIHPLAGYMTAWSNWFQWVIVGMAEIIAVGAYMNYWFPDLPPWIPGLIAMAILGAANLVSVKSFGEFEFWFAMIKIVTIVLMIIAGFGLIFFGLGNGGSAIGLSNLWEHGGFFTGGWTGFFFALSLVIGAYQGVELIGITAGEAKDPKRTLTKAIQSIIWRILIFYIGAIFIIVTVYPWDQLDTIGSPFVATFALVGITAAAGIINFVVITAAMSGCNSGIYSAGRMLYTLAMNGQAPKFFAKLSKNGVPIFSTFGVMLGLLIGVVLSYIAPDNLFVYVYSASVLPGMIPWFVILISQIQFRKRRSAEMAAHPFKMPFAPYTNYITIAFLLVVLVGMWFNDETRMSLIAGLIFLSIVIISYFAFGMGKRIPLETHPDEVNDSSSAVVD, encoded by the coding sequence GTGGCTAACAACGAAATGAAAAGAGGCCTGGAAGCGCGTCATATCCAGATGATCGCGTTGGGCGGCACAATTGGCGTGGGCTTATTTATGGGTTCAGCCAGTACGATTAAATGGACAGGGCCGTCTGTCATGCTGGCATATGCCATTACAGGAGTTTTTATCTTTTTAATTATGCGGGCAATGGGGGAAATGTTGTACTTAGAGCCTAGTACAGGTTCATTTGCGACATTTGGCCATAAATACATCCATCCGCTGGCAGGGTATATGACGGCCTGGAGCAACTGGTTCCAATGGGTAATCGTCGGGATGGCAGAAATTATTGCGGTTGGCGCTTATATGAATTATTGGTTCCCGGATTTGCCGCCTTGGATACCCGGCTTGATCGCAATGGCGATTCTCGGTGCGGCAAACTTAGTTTCTGTTAAATCGTTTGGAGAATTTGAGTTTTGGTTTGCGATGATTAAAATCGTTACGATTGTCTTGATGATCATCGCCGGATTCGGCCTTATTTTCTTCGGGTTAGGCAATGGCGGAAGCGCAATCGGTTTATCTAATCTTTGGGAACACGGCGGCTTCTTTACAGGCGGCTGGACCGGATTTTTCTTTGCATTGTCTCTGGTGATCGGCGCCTATCAAGGCGTCGAATTGATCGGGATAACAGCAGGGGAAGCAAAAGATCCGAAAAGAACCTTGACGAAAGCCATTCAAAGCATCATCTGGCGTATTTTGATTTTCTATATCGGGGCTATTTTCATTATTGTAACGGTTTATCCATGGGATCAGCTGGATACGATCGGCAGCCCGTTTGTAGCAACGTTTGCATTAGTGGGGATTACAGCAGCGGCCGGAATTATCAACTTTGTCGTTATTACAGCGGCGATGTCCGGCTGTAACAGCGGCATCTACAGTGCAGGGCGCATGCTTTACACGTTGGCGATGAATGGACAAGCACCAAAGTTCTTTGCGAAACTTTCTAAGAATGGCGTGCCTATCTTCAGTACGTTCGGAGTTATGCTTGGATTACTGATCGGGGTCGTGCTTAGCTACATTGCTCCTGACAACCTCTTTGTATATGTTTACAGTGCCAGCGTACTGCCGGGGATGATTCCATGGTTTGTCATTCTAATCAGCCAAATTCAATTCCGAAAAAGAAGAAGTGCTGAAATGGCAGCCCATCCATTCAAAATGCCTTTCGCTCCTTATACCAACTATATAACCATCGCCTTTTTATTGGTGGTTTTAGTCGGCATGTGGTTCAATGATGAAACGCGGATGTCACTGATTGCGGGGCTTATTTTCCTTAGTATCGTCATCATCAGTTACTTCGCGTTTGGAATGGGCAAACGTATTCCATTAGAGACTCACCCGGATGAAGTGAACGACTCATCATCTGCTGTAGTTGACTAA
- a CDS encoding LURP-one-related/scramblase family protein has protein sequence MKQLYIKQKVLSLSGKFTVKNQQEQDVYYVEGSFMQIPKTFSITNTARDEVALITKKTFSLLPKFFVEVNGQEVLTIEKEFSFFKTRYRIDAAGIEVLGNWWDMDFQVLQHGEVVGQVSKEWFTWGDSYQVQILDEKMETIVIAVVVAIDCVKADQAAASSAAST, from the coding sequence ATGAAGCAGCTTTACATCAAGCAGAAAGTACTTAGCTTAAGCGGAAAATTTACGGTGAAAAACCAGCAGGAGCAGGACGTTTATTACGTGGAAGGCAGTTTCATGCAAATTCCGAAGACGTTTTCCATTACGAATACAGCAAGGGATGAAGTTGCGCTCATCACAAAAAAGACGTTCAGTTTGCTGCCAAAGTTTTTTGTAGAGGTGAACGGGCAAGAGGTGCTGACGATTGAGAAGGAATTTTCTTTCTTCAAAACGCGTTACAGGATTGATGCAGCAGGCATCGAAGTGCTCGGCAACTGGTGGGATATGGACTTTCAAGTTTTGCAGCACGGCGAAGTGGTTGGCCAAGTGAGCAAGGAATGGTTCACCTGGGGCGATAGTTACCAGGTTCAAATATTGGATGAAAAAATGGAAACCATCGTTATTGCCGTGGTGGTCGCGATTGATTGTGTCAAAGCTGACCAAGCCGCAGCTTCCTCAGCGGCTTCGACATAA
- the codA gene encoding cytosine deaminase: MLLKNAKLYGQEGKWNIDIQAGQIKAITKAANTQESTSGQVIDLNGKIVLPPYVEPHIHLDYVLTAGTPRWSKSGSVFEGIEIWSERKQIVNETKDDIKKRALKAIQMQLKHGIQHVRTHVDVSDPTLKGLEALLEVKEEIKPWMDLQIVALPQEGLYTKPDGEELLIKAIEMGADVVGGIPHYELTREDGVRSVFKALELAVKYDKLVDIHCDEIDDDQSRYLEVLAGEALKLGIGHRVTASHTTAMASYSNAYTYKLFQTLKKANINFVALPKANLHLQGRFDNHPIRRGVTRVKEMVAEDINICFGLDSIMDPWYPLGDGNLMSVVDTGLHACHMTDHGHIVKALDLITINGAKTLGMEEGYGVKEGNRANLIVIDSESEYEAIRTQASVLYSIRNGEVIVETKPAVTTMNVPFFS, encoded by the coding sequence GTGTTATTGAAAAATGCAAAACTTTATGGCCAAGAAGGCAAATGGAATATCGACATTCAAGCCGGCCAGATCAAAGCAATTACAAAGGCAGCGAACACTCAGGAGTCAACCAGTGGCCAAGTCATCGACTTGAATGGAAAAATTGTGTTGCCTCCTTATGTAGAGCCGCATATTCATCTTGACTACGTGCTTACCGCCGGGACTCCAAGATGGAGCAAATCTGGTTCTGTCTTCGAAGGAATTGAAATTTGGTCTGAGCGAAAGCAAATCGTCAATGAAACAAAAGACGATATCAAAAAACGTGCTTTGAAAGCGATCCAGATGCAGCTAAAACATGGCATTCAGCATGTACGGACGCACGTCGATGTCAGCGACCCGACGCTAAAAGGTTTGGAAGCCTTATTGGAAGTAAAAGAAGAAATCAAACCGTGGATGGATTTGCAGATTGTGGCTCTTCCTCAGGAAGGCTTATACACCAAACCGGATGGCGAAGAACTGCTTATTAAAGCAATCGAAATGGGGGCCGATGTTGTGGGCGGAATCCCTCATTACGAGCTGACCCGGGAAGATGGTGTCCGGTCGGTGTTCAAGGCGCTTGAACTGGCCGTCAAATACGATAAATTGGTCGATATTCATTGTGATGAGATTGACGATGACCAATCACGGTATTTGGAAGTGCTTGCAGGCGAGGCATTGAAGTTAGGCATCGGGCATCGTGTGACAGCAAGCCACACGACCGCTATGGCATCCTACAGCAACGCCTATACGTATAAACTGTTCCAAACTTTGAAAAAGGCGAATATCAACTTTGTGGCCTTGCCAAAAGCCAATTTGCATTTGCAAGGAAGATTCGATAATCATCCAATCCGCCGCGGGGTGACAAGAGTCAAAGAAATGGTGGCTGAAGACATCAATATCTGCTTTGGCCTCGATTCGATCATGGACCCTTGGTATCCGCTGGGCGACGGCAACTTGATGTCTGTTGTCGACACCGGTTTGCATGCCTGCCATATGACCGACCACGGCCATATCGTCAAGGCGCTCGATCTCATTACCATAAACGGAGCCAAAACGCTGGGAATGGAAGAAGGCTATGGTGTCAAAGAAGGCAATCGAGCCAACTTGATTGTCATTGACTCCGAATCCGAATACGAAGCCATCCGGACTCAAGCTTCAGTGCTTTACTCCATCCGGAACGGCGAAGTCATCGTTGAAACAAAACCGGCTGTAACGACCATGAATGTTCCGTTTTTCTCGTAG
- a CDS encoding phosphotransferase family protein: MKAEKEISSCRTIIQRHFGRRCQLREYKVLLRKTDYFVADLTLSNPSQRVVIKLAGPNAPISSSFDRTFAINQQVWKQSGIPTYEAIAFDMSHETVPYRYLLMSHVEGQLWSDIKKQVAPEEFRAIYRDFGWAVAQIHSISYNSFGEIGSKGEVIATETNYASALSRRATQRIRNPRHQEMFLSLLQQNKGLFNEINSPRLTHEDLNPGNILLTNHDGKWQLAAVVDFDSAWAGGFESDLARLELWRGMVGKDFFEEYQTINPIPVNYPQRRLLLQLLWCLEYADPSQRHYQDTKRICGKLGIAPIVFNDEF, from the coding sequence ATGAAAGCCGAAAAGGAGATATCCAGCTGTAGAACGATTATCCAACGGCATTTTGGTCGACGCTGTCAGCTCCGTGAATACAAAGTTCTCTTAAGGAAAACGGATTATTTCGTTGCAGACTTAACGCTTTCCAATCCATCTCAGCGTGTGGTGATTAAACTCGCAGGACCAAATGCTCCAATATCGAGCTCTTTTGACCGAACCTTTGCGATTAACCAGCAAGTTTGGAAACAATCGGGAATTCCGACGTACGAAGCAATTGCATTTGATATGTCGCATGAAACGGTTCCGTATCGCTACCTGCTGATGTCGCATGTTGAGGGGCAGTTGTGGTCAGATATTAAAAAGCAGGTGGCTCCGGAAGAGTTCCGAGCGATTTATCGAGATTTTGGCTGGGCAGTCGCCCAGATCCACAGCATTTCATACAACTCTTTTGGAGAAATTGGCAGCAAAGGAGAAGTCATTGCCACAGAAACCAATTATGCTTCCGCTTTATCAAGGCGGGCAACACAGCGTATCCGAAATCCACGCCATCAAGAAATGTTTTTGTCGCTTTTACAGCAAAATAAAGGGTTATTTAATGAAATCAACTCGCCACGATTAACACATGAAGATTTGAATCCTGGAAATATCCTTTTAACCAATCACGACGGAAAATGGCAATTGGCAGCTGTTGTTGATTTTGATAGCGCGTGGGCAGGTGGATTTGAGTCAGATTTAGCCCGCTTGGAATTATGGAGAGGAATGGTGGGGAAAGACTTTTTTGAGGAATATCAAACCATCAACCCTATTCCAGTGAATTACCCGCAGCGCAGATTATTGCTTCAATTGCTTTGGTGTTTGGAATACGCGGATCCATCCCAGCGGCATTATCAGGATACGAAGAGAATTTGCGGCAAATTAGGCATCGCGCCTATAGTTTTTAATGATGAGTTTTAG
- a CDS encoding YdeI/OmpD-associated family protein translates to MEIENLIRVKTRRELRDWFEENSKTEKCCWVIVSMTEQPGVLQYLDAVEEALCFGWIDSTKKRISETEVAQRLSPRKKNSNFTELNKERVRRLEKLGLMKEEGLKILPDMRPESFTIDKEIEARLKEDDQVYQNFLNFPKLYKRIRIDAIQSYRNEPDVFNRKLDKFIENTRKNKMYGQWNDSGRLINY, encoded by the coding sequence ATGGAAATCGAGAATTTAATCCGGGTTAAGACCAGACGGGAACTAAGGGATTGGTTTGAAGAAAATTCAAAGACAGAAAAGTGTTGTTGGGTAATCGTCAGTATGACTGAACAACCCGGAGTCCTCCAGTATTTAGATGCAGTTGAAGAGGCGTTGTGCTTTGGCTGGATTGACAGCACAAAGAAGAGAATATCAGAAACAGAAGTGGCTCAAAGGCTTTCTCCACGGAAGAAAAATAGCAATTTTACAGAATTGAACAAAGAGCGGGTACGGAGATTAGAAAAATTAGGCCTGATGAAAGAAGAAGGCCTAAAAATTCTCCCTGATATGCGGCCCGAATCTTTTACTATAGACAAAGAAATCGAAGCTCGCTTGAAAGAAGACGATCAAGTTTATCAAAACTTCCTCAATTTTCCGAAATTGTACAAGAGGATTCGGATTGATGCCATCCAAAGTTATAGAAATGAACCGGATGTTTTCAATAGAAAACTGGACAAGTTCATTGAAAATACAAGAAAAAATAAAATGTATGGCCAGTGGAATGATAGTGGCCGTTTGATTAATTATTAA
- a CDS encoding gluconate:H+ symporter — protein MPIVSIIIGVALLLVLMMVFKLNAFISLILVALVVGILEGMSPVDAMASVQSGLGSTLGSLTMIIIFGAILGKLMTDSGGAQRIATTLIRVFGKDRVQLAAVLTASVTGIALFFETGVVVLIPLVFTIAAAAGVPILYVGMPVIAALITMHGFVPPHPGPTAIASVFDANIGQTLILGIIIAIPAIIIAGPLFTKLFKKEDLEVEIPKGLFNPKEFTEEEMPGFATSIITSLMPVILIASQVIVEIFWPESSVMPFFDFIGNPNVALLISVLIAFFTFGLNRGKKMEDVMKSLAEAVSGIALILLIIAAGGAFKQVLIDSHIDQYISDIMIGSTLSPLILTWLIAAILRVAVGSATVAGMTAAGIVAPLIAATGASPELMVLAAGAGSITFSHVNDAGFWIYKEYFNLTIGQTLKTWSVMVTIISVVGLAGVLILDLFIG, from the coding sequence ATGCCGATAGTTTCAATTATTATAGGGGTCGCCCTATTACTTGTATTAATGATGGTTTTTAAACTGAATGCCTTCATTTCTTTAATTCTGGTTGCTTTAGTTGTGGGTATTTTAGAAGGAATGTCTCCGGTTGATGCGATGGCATCTGTCCAAAGCGGTTTAGGCAGTACGCTGGGCAGTCTAACCATGATCATCATCTTTGGTGCAATACTCGGTAAGTTAATGACAGATTCCGGTGGAGCTCAAAGAATTGCCACAACACTTATTCGGGTATTTGGAAAGGACAGAGTTCAACTGGCTGCCGTTTTAACGGCATCTGTTACAGGGATTGCCCTCTTTTTCGAAACTGGGGTTGTCGTTCTGATTCCACTCGTATTTACAATTGCCGCTGCTGCCGGTGTACCTATTTTGTATGTGGGGATGCCAGTAATTGCCGCCCTTATCACAATGCATGGCTTTGTTCCGCCGCACCCTGGGCCAACGGCAATAGCGAGTGTATTTGATGCAAATATCGGTCAGACATTAATCTTGGGAATCATTATTGCGATTCCTGCAATTATTATTGCCGGACCTCTATTTACGAAGTTGTTTAAGAAAGAAGATTTGGAAGTTGAAATTCCAAAAGGATTATTTAATCCGAAAGAATTTACAGAAGAAGAAATGCCAGGATTTGCAACAAGTATTATTACTTCGTTGATGCCTGTAATCCTAATTGCATCACAAGTAATTGTAGAAATCTTTTGGCCAGAGTCGTCAGTTATGCCGTTCTTCGATTTCATCGGTAATCCGAACGTCGCCTTACTGATCTCTGTTCTTATTGCCTTCTTTACTTTTGGCCTCAACCGGGGCAAAAAAATGGAAGACGTCATGAAATCTCTGGCAGAGGCAGTCAGTGGAATTGCCTTGATTCTGCTTATCATCGCTGCAGGCGGTGCGTTCAAGCAAGTATTGATCGACAGCCATATTGATCAATACATTTCTGACATTATGATAGGATCGACATTATCTCCGTTGATTCTTACTTGGCTCATCGCTGCTATCCTAAGGGTTGCGGTAGGTTCTGCAACAGTGGCCGGAATGACCGCTGCGGGAATCGTAGCGCCTCTTATCGCGGCGACAGGAGCAAGTCCGGAACTTATGGTGTTAGCAGCTGGTGCCGGAAGTATCACCTTCTCTCACGTGAATGATGCAGGGTTCTGGATTTACAAGGAATACTTTAACCTGACCATCGGGCAGACGCTTAAAACTTGGTCTGTGATGGTGACTATAATTTCAGTCGTCGGTCTTGCCGGTGTATTGATTTTGGATCTTTTTATAGGATAA
- a CDS encoding class II fructose-bisphosphate aldolase encodes MLANTKDILIDAQKGKYGVAAFNVYSLETVQAAIKVAEQENQPVIIALGERYFPTVDVEGFSAMVRAMAEKASVPISLHLDHAYEKQSIIRAIRCGFSSVMFDGSAYDIEKNMRLTKEIVEIAHMAGVSVEAEIGSLPKGAFSDEEEGDGTLTDPETAKKFVEETGVDFLAAAIGTVHGMYKGEPKIDMDLLKRIRQVVDIPLVLHGGSGTPEEKIRQAIELGIGKINVNTEVSMAAVSHLQKYFENKEIAHLSSVMEDMQLSIEPVMTKFVKLFSGK; translated from the coding sequence ATGTTAGCGAATACAAAAGATATTTTAATAGATGCACAAAAAGGAAAATACGGCGTTGCCGCATTTAATGTATATAGCTTAGAAACGGTTCAAGCAGCTATAAAGGTTGCGGAACAGGAAAACCAGCCTGTAATCATTGCTTTAGGGGAGAGATACTTTCCAACAGTGGATGTTGAAGGATTTTCAGCAATGGTAAGAGCAATGGCAGAAAAAGCGAGTGTTCCCATTTCTCTTCATTTGGATCACGCTTATGAGAAGCAATCAATCATTCGAGCCATCCGTTGCGGGTTTTCATCAGTCATGTTTGATGGTTCAGCATATGATATTGAGAAGAATATGCGCCTTACAAAAGAGATTGTCGAAATTGCTCATATGGCGGGTGTGTCGGTTGAAGCGGAGATTGGTTCTTTACCGAAAGGGGCCTTCTCTGATGAAGAAGAAGGCGACGGGACACTTACTGACCCAGAGACTGCAAAGAAATTTGTCGAAGAAACAGGCGTAGATTTTTTAGCTGCAGCTATTGGAACTGTACACGGCATGTATAAAGGAGAACCGAAGATCGACATGGACCTTCTGAAAAGGATCCGGCAAGTCGTTGATATTCCCCTGGTCCTTCACGGCGGTTCAGGAACACCGGAAGAAAAAATCAGACAGGCCATCGAATTAGGAATAGGTAAAATCAATGTGAACACAGAAGTCTCCATGGCTGCTGTTTCTCATCTGCAAAAATATTTCGAAAACAAAGAAATAGCCCATCTCTCTTCTGTTATGGAAGATATGCAACTGTCTATAGAACCCGTAATGACTAAATTTGTTAAGTTGTTTTCTGGAAAATAA
- a CDS encoding four-carbon acid sugar kinase family protein — MSVIKSTDIRLVDDVFKGIPEVDRNAVTEMLKSELADLNKKIIVLDDDPTGVQTVHNISVYTDWSVDSIEKGFAEQNAMFFILTNSRGFTAAETEKAHKEIAENALEAAKKQGKDFIIISRGDSTLRGHYPLETEVLKETIESGSDIKFDGEVIVPFFKEGGRFTVDNIHYVQHEDHLVPAGETEFAKDRTFGYTKSHLGEWAEEKSNGRFKAENATYISLESLRALEVDKIADQLLEVKDFNKVIVNAIDYVDIEIFTIALIKAMKAGKHFMFRSAAALTKVIGGVSDKGLLTREELIKEESGNGGLIIVGSHVKKTTEQLEELKKCDFIEFIEFNVHLVLDPEQFKAETERVIETCENLIRSGKTVAVYTKRERMDLGEGKKEEELMLSVRISDAVTSIVQTLNVRPSYIVAKGGITSSDIGTKGLEVKRATVAGQIKPGIPVWFTGEESKFPGISYIIFPGNVGTKTALKETVELLDK; from the coding sequence ATGAGCGTGATTAAAAGTACGGATATAAGATTAGTTGACGATGTTTTCAAGGGAATTCCGGAAGTGGACAGAAATGCTGTAACGGAAATGCTGAAAAGCGAACTGGCTGATCTGAATAAAAAAATCATAGTGCTTGATGATGATCCTACTGGTGTACAAACCGTTCATAACATCTCTGTATACACGGATTGGTCGGTAGACAGTATTGAAAAAGGTTTCGCAGAGCAAAATGCGATGTTTTTCATCTTAACGAACTCCCGAGGCTTTACAGCAGCTGAAACAGAAAAAGCACATAAAGAAATTGCTGAAAATGCATTGGAAGCAGCGAAGAAGCAAGGCAAGGATTTTATCATCATCAGCCGTGGAGATTCGACTTTGCGCGGCCACTATCCGCTTGAAACAGAGGTATTGAAGGAAACAATCGAATCCGGTTCAGACATCAAGTTTGACGGAGAAGTAATTGTTCCATTCTTTAAAGAAGGCGGCCGTTTCACCGTCGACAACATCCACTATGTGCAGCATGAAGACCATTTGGTGCCGGCTGGCGAAACGGAATTTGCGAAAGACCGGACATTCGGCTACACAAAATCTCATTTAGGTGAATGGGCTGAAGAAAAATCAAATGGCAGATTCAAAGCGGAAAACGCAACGTATATCTCACTCGAAAGCTTAAGAGCGCTTGAAGTCGATAAGATTGCGGATCAATTGCTTGAAGTGAAAGACTTCAATAAAGTCATCGTTAACGCGATAGATTACGTCGATATCGAAATTTTCACCATAGCACTCATCAAAGCGATGAAAGCCGGCAAACATTTCATGTTCAGAAGTGCAGCTGCTCTTACCAAGGTAATAGGGGGAGTCAGTGATAAAGGGTTGCTTACGAGAGAAGAGCTGATCAAGGAAGAGTCTGGCAATGGGGGTTTGATCATTGTAGGTTCTCACGTTAAAAAGACAACGGAGCAGCTTGAGGAATTGAAGAAATGTGATTTTATTGAGTTTATCGAGTTTAATGTCCATCTTGTATTGGATCCGGAACAGTTTAAAGCTGAAACCGAACGGGTCATTGAAACATGTGAAAATCTTATCCGTTCAGGTAAAACAGTAGCCGTTTACACAAAACGGGAAAGAATGGATCTTGGCGAAGGCAAAAAAGAAGAGGAACTTATGCTATCGGTTAGAATCTCTGACGCCGTAACCAGCATCGTTCAAACCTTGAATGTGAGACCAAGCTATATTGTTGCGAAAGGCGGCATTACTTCAAGTGATATCGGAACAAAAGGGCTTGAAGTAAAGAGAGCGACTGTTGCTGGGCAGATTAAGCCTGGAATCCCAGTATGGTTCACTGGAGAAGAAAGCAAATTCCCAGGCATTTCCTATATTATCTTCCCAGGAAATGTAGGAACAAAAACTGCCCTTAAAGAGACGGTTGAACTATTAGATAAATAA